The following nucleotide sequence is from Mesobacillus jeotgali.
AGGTGCTTTCGGCAATGGAAGCATATGACGAGGATGCTGACATTAAGGTGATTGTCCTCGCAGGCAAGGGAAGGGCATTTGCTGCAGGTGCCGATATCGATGAAATGATGGACGCGGACGCAATCTCAATGGAAACATTGAACCAGTTCACTGACTGGGATCGGCTTGCCTGGATCAAAAAGCCTGTCATCGGGGCTGTACATGGATTTGCCCTGGGCGGTGCATTTGAGCTGGCGCTATGCTGCGACATGCTGTTTGCCGCAGAAAATGCGGAATTCGGATTCCCTGAAGTCAATCTTGGCGTCATGCCGGGAGCAGGCGGAACGCAAAGGCTCACAAAGCTCGTTGGCAAAACGAAGGCAATGGAATGGATCCTCAGCGGCAAGCGTATCTCTGCCAAAGAAGCATTGCACCATGGAATCATTAATTCTACTTTTGCTGAGGAAGTCCTGATGGAAGAAACACTAAAATTCGCCAATACAATCGCGAAGCAGGCTCCAGTTGCTGTAAGACTGATTAAAGAGTCGGTGCTGAAAGCAGTCGATTATCCTTTATATGAAGGAATGCAATATGAACGCAAGAACTTTTACATGCTTTTTGCAACGGAAGACCAGAAGGAAGGCATGAGGGCTTTCAAGGAAAAACGGAAGCCTGAATTTAAAGGGAAATAAGGGGGTACATAGACATGTTTGAAACCGTTTTATATGAAGTGCGGAATCAGGTAGCCTACATCACCCTGAACCGCCCTGATAAATTGAATGCCTTCACTCAGCAATTGAACAAGGAAATACAAACCGCAATCAAGTCTGCTTCACGGGATAAAGACGTTAGAGCGCTGGTTATCACTGGAGCAGGGCGGGCGTTTTGTTCAGGCGAGGATTTGGCAGGGGTTTCAGATGAAATGGACCATGGCGAAGTGCTTCGCAAACGCTATAATCCGATGCTTTTGGAACTTGACCGTTGTGAAAAACCGGTCATTGCCGCCGTTAATGGGGTGGCGGCAGGAGCTGGAATGAGCTTAGCGCTTGCCTGTGATTTCCGGATTGCTTCTGAAAAAGCTAGTTTCGTAGAGGCCTTTATCCATGTCGGCCTTGTTCCTGACGCCGGCAATCTATATTATCTTCCACGGCTGATCGGCCACGCGAAAGCAATGGAGCTTGCTGTATTTGGAGAAAAAATTCCTGCAGACAAGGCAAAGGATCTGGGGCTGGTAACAGAAGTCTACTCATTGGACAACTGGAACGACAATGTTGCTGTATTTGCAGAGAGACTTGCCAATATGCCTACTAAGGCAATTGGCCTAATCAAAAGGAACTTGAAGGCAAGCTGGCATACAAGCTTTGAGGAGTATCTGGAAAGAGATGCCCAGAGCCAGCGAATTGCCGGGCAGACCGCAGACCATAAAGAAGGCGTCCAGGCGTTCATGGCAAAAAGAAAACCAGTCTTCAAGGGTGAATAAATTATCAATCAATCTACTAAAAGGAGATGTTACGCGTGACAACAGTAAAAGAGCAAAAATTCGAAGCAATGGCAGTAAAACGCGAGACATATCAGCTAATCATCAATGGAGTACGCCAGGACAGCGTCAATGGTGAAACGTACAAAGTCTACAATCCGGCGACAGGCGAGGAAGTTGCAACTGTGGCTAAGGCTTCAAAAGAAGACGCAGAGCTTGCGGTACAGGCTGCAAGAAATGCATTCGATTTTGGGAAGTGGCGTCATTTCCCTGTAAACAAGCGCTCCCGCACATTGAATAAGATCGCTTCCATCATGCGCTCCCGTTTCAATGAGCTGGTAGAGTTGGAGATTCTTGATACAGGTAAATCTCTGGCTGCAGCACAGGGACAGGTAATGCAGGCAATCGAGGATTTCGAGTTTTACGCAGGTGCGATTGTCAGCCACCGCGGTGCTGTGAACAGCATGCCTGGTGCATTCCAGAATATTACCGAAAAAGAGCCTGTCGGCGTTTGTGCCCAGATCATTCCTTGGAACTATCCAATGATGATGGCGGCTTGGAAGATTGCTCCTGCGATTGCAGTCGGCTGCTCGGTTGTCGTGAAGCCAGCATCACTGACACCATTA
It contains:
- a CDS encoding enoyl-CoA hydratase-related protein, yielding MFETVLYEVRNQVAYITLNRPDKLNAFTQQLNKEIQTAIKSASRDKDVRALVITGAGRAFCSGEDLAGVSDEMDHGEVLRKRYNPMLLELDRCEKPVIAAVNGVAAGAGMSLALACDFRIASEKASFVEAFIHVGLVPDAGNLYYLPRLIGHAKAMELAVFGEKIPADKAKDLGLVTEVYSLDNWNDNVAVFAERLANMPTKAIGLIKRNLKASWHTSFEEYLERDAQSQRIAGQTADHKEGVQAFMAKRKPVFKGE
- a CDS encoding enoyl-CoA hydratase-related protein; amino-acid sequence: MNRNYEMIETTVKGHIGLIQLNRPKVLNALNRQMVSEVLSAMEAYDEDADIKVIVLAGKGRAFAAGADIDEMMDADAISMETLNQFTDWDRLAWIKKPVIGAVHGFALGGAFELALCCDMLFAAENAEFGFPEVNLGVMPGAGGTQRLTKLVGKTKAMEWILSGKRISAKEALHHGIINSTFAEEVLMEETLKFANTIAKQAPVAVRLIKESVLKAVDYPLYEGMQYERKNFYMLFATEDQKEGMRAFKEKRKPEFKGK